The following proteins come from a genomic window of Ochotona princeps isolate mOchPri1 chromosome 14, mOchPri1.hap1, whole genome shotgun sequence:
- the IFNE gene encoding LOW QUALITY PROTEIN: interferon epsilon (The sequence of the model RefSeq protein was modified relative to this genomic sequence to represent the inferred CDS: deleted 1 base in 1 codon), with translation MLCKYFFKIVLVLLVSSTIFSLELKMVPFQQRRMNMRILKSWNNFQTSTIEQCLQYRKDFGLPQMSVNLYQYQKGQVLAVLHETFQQLLILIKENFALDGGKKNYLVKILTELHQQLQYLEGFIELETKQRNGTVGSENLRLQIKMYFTRICDYLETQEYSSCAWTIVQVEINRCLFFVFRLTGRLSRRNRALNSVAPELPTVLKSMSRWSNSNSFRCNHFFYHKVT, from the exons ATGCTTTgcaaatacttctttaaaattgTGTTGGTGCTGCTGGTCTCATCCACAATCTTTTCCCTGGAACTGAAGATGGTCCCCTTCCAACAAAGAAGAATgaacatgaggattttaaaatCCTGGAACAATTTTCAAACGTCGACAATTGAGCAATGCCTACAATACAGGAAAGATTTCGGGCTTCCCCAGATGTCTGTGAATCTTTATCAGTACCAGAAAGGACAAGTACTGGCTGTTCTCCATGAGACATTTCAGCAGCTACTCATCCTCATCAAAGAAAATTTTGCCCTGGATGGTGGGAAGAAAAACTACCTGGTAAAAATCCTTACTGAGCTTCATCAACAGCTACAGTACCTAGAAGGATTCATAGAactggaaacaaaacagagaaatggTACTGTGGGTAGTGAGAACCTCAGATTACAgattaaaatgtatttcacaaGGATCTGTGACTACCTGGAAACCCAGGAGTACAGTAGCTGCGCCTGGACCATTGTCCAGGTGGAAATCAACCGGTGTCTTTTCTTTGTGTTCAGACTCACAGGAAGGCTCAGC AGGAGAAACAGAGCCCTGAATAGTGTGGCGCCAGAGCTGCCTACAGTCTTGAAAAGCATGAGCAGGTGGAGCAACAGTAACTCCTTTAGATGTAATCACTTCTTTTATCATAAAGTGACATAA